From the Malaclemys terrapin pileata isolate rMalTer1 chromosome 13, rMalTer1.hap1, whole genome shotgun sequence genome, one window contains:
- the LOC128847898 gene encoding zinc finger protein 688-like: MTCCRSSHALQRQGKEMAAAEPVTFEEVAVYFSEDEWALLDPGQRALYRDVMQENYETVISLEFPISKPNVISWVERGEELRVSVLQGCEEGEIISATHTGEESAKLTQKPITVSS, translated from the exons ATGACTTGCTGCAGATCATCCCATGCCCTCCAGAGACAGGGAAAGGAAATGGCTGCAGCGgagccggtgaccttcgaggaggtggctgtgtatttctcCGAGGACGAATGGGCTCTGCTTGACCCGGGTCAGAGGGCCCTCTACAGGGATGTGATGCAGGAGAATTATGAGACTGTGATCTCTCTGG AATTTCCAATTTCCAAACCTAATGTGATCTCCTGGGTGGAGCGAGGGGAGGAGCTGCGAGTCTCGGTTCTCCAGGGCTGTGAGGAAGGGGAGATCATCAGCGCAACCCACACAGGTGAGGAATCAGCTAAACTGACTCAGAAACCAATTACTGTGTCCTCATAG
- the LOC128848338 gene encoding gastrula zinc finger protein XlCGF7.1-like, whose product MVNENSEESLQQEGPEQVVPCGMLLGRSEGHISQSPEQRETCKSQRKPERQQGNHPGEGRGKASHRSRGMKRNKETDQQKIPHQEGHSTCSDCGKSFHQHSSLIEHQRTHTGEMLFNCSDCGKSFSRSSYLIKHQRRHTREKPYICPDCGKSFSQSSDLVRHRRIHTGEKPYNCPDCRKSFSQISDLGRHRRIHTGENPFNCSDCGKSFSRRSNLNSHRTIHTGKKPYNCSDCRKRFTRHSYLVKHQIIHTRETPYNCSDCGKRFSRNSYLIKHQILHTRETPYNLSSL is encoded by the coding sequence ATGGTGAATGAGAACAGTGAGGAAAGTCTTcagcaggaaggtcctgagcAAGTGGTACCATGTGGGATGTTATTGGGAAGATCTGAGGGGCATATTTCCCAGAGTCCTGAGCAGCGAGAAACCTGTAAGAGTCAGCGCAAGCCAGAAAGGCAGCAGGGAAACCATCCAGGGGAGGGACGGGGTAAAGCCTCTCACAGGAGCAGAGGgatgaaaagaaacaaagaaactgATCAACAGAAAATCCCCCATCAAGAGGGACATTCCACTTGCAGtgactgcgggaaaagcttccATCAGCACTCAAGTCTTATTgaacatcagagaacccacacaggagagatgcTCTTCAACTGctctgactgtgggaaaagcttcagtcggagctcataccttattaaacatcagagaCGACATACAAGAGAGAAACCCTATATCTGccctgactgtgggaaaagcttcagtcagagctcaGACCTTGTTagacataggagaatccacacaggagagaaaccctataactgCCCTGACtgcaggaaaagcttcagtcagatCTCAGACCTTGGTagacataggagaatccacacaggtgagaacCCCTTCAACTGctctgactgtgggaaaagcttcagtcggcGCTCAAATCTTAACAGTCATCGTACAATCCACACAGGAAAGAAACCGTATAACTGCTCTGACTGCAGGAAAAGGTTCACTCGGCACTCataccttgttaaacatcagataATACATACAAGAGAGACACCCTATAACTGCTCTGACTGCGGGAAAAGGTTCAGTCGAAACTCAtaccttattaaacatcagatACTACATACAAGAGAGACACCCTAtaacctaagttccctctaa